TGTCATAGATTTAGTATAAAGTCCAGTGAGGATTGCTCATTGAGTAGCCCTCCTTGGCCAAAGTTGCGACAAAGATGAATTTGCCAGTCATCTCCTATAAACGCCTGCGCCACCGAGCTCATAGGGCTGTTGCAACTCGAAAAGAGAGGggggagaggggggggggggggggggattgttTCAAGCACACCATGTCCCGGCCACCAATTTATCTACATCATGTTTGACACCTAATTAGAAAGAGTGCAAGATCACGTGGATTTTTCTCCAAAGCTACAAACCCCTACCACCAACCTAGCCTCAACATGTCACGTGATATGATATTGCTACATTTTCCCTATACATGCCTTTAGAAAATCCTGCAAACAAAAAAGGCATCCAATGAGGGGCCAGTTAGTTATGGAAATATTTTGAAAATAATCTGTAACCATTTGACACACATTCGGAATGATCCATTTATGAAATGACACCTTCATACACTAGCTTTtctactttttttttctttgcccTCCATACAGTTTTCTTATGgatttttttttatatttctaTCATTGTCCTTTAGGGTTATGCGAGACCATTGCATCCTCCTCTTCTCTTTACAAAAGAGTTCATTTTCCCGATCGTAGTTTATGTATTTCTCGGTGGTCGGCACTCATACTTGTCCTTAGAACGTTTTTGAATAAAGATGGTTGTGTACAGCTATGGATGCAGAGTCCATAGTTTCTCCCCTTTTCAAAAAGTAAATATTTTCTTCTAGTTTGGCACATGACTTCTGAAACTCTCTTGTGGCTTCACCAATTTTCTTAGTATAGATTCGCAGGGACTGGAATAGTAGGAATTGCCGTACAGAAGACGTTGTAGAGCATGTTTGGTTCAAAGCAAGTCCATAAAAATTTTGAAATTCTATTTCTAAGAATTTTTTTTCTATAGAACTTATTTGGTTTGTAGACTAAAAACCATAGATTTTTTCCTATGACCTTGCACTCAATTTCGTGTAAAATTTCTCTAGGTCTTACCTCGTAGAGATTTTCCTTTGCCTCAATGATAACTATGACAAAGCACCTATTTCTTCACACAATTAAATGCCTATGTTTTTTCTGTAATGCAGCCAAAACTACTGATACATAATCCTGCGCTTATGTTTTCTCCGATCGATCCAAAACCGCAATCGAGTACTACAAGCGTGCAAGCAGACGGTGCATTCCTTTCCAGCCAAGAACTTATCCTCGGATTGTTTAAGATGGAGTGTGTGCGCTTTGGAGCGGACATGAACGCACGTACTGCACATGCGGCTACGCCTACGCGACCACTTAGGCTTACTGGCAGTAATCATGGTTCCCGACTCCCAAGTATGGCAGATGATGCTCGCCTGATCGAGGTTGTGAGGTCACGTGCTCGAACCAGTCCAACACTGCATTCGATGTGTGGAGTTTCAGTCCCCCGGTTGTTAACTCGCACCAATATCATGGCGGATCTCAACGCTGGACCCTAGCAAAACTCTCAAACAACAAAAACGCACTATATTAGCCTGTGGGCAGTTCATAGTTGTACTAGGCCAGAAGGGAAAGGAGCACGGGAACCACGAGCACTGAACACACGCAGAGAAAGCGAAGCTCGCCAGGACGATGGCCCTTCTCCTGCTGCTTCACGTGGtcctggtggcggcggcggcgagagcTCCGGCGGCGCAGGCGTGGGGAGTGGAGGGACACTACATGGTCTGCAAGATCGCCGAGGTAGGTGCGTGAACCACCGACCCAGCACTAGCTAGCGTTTGTATTCCGTCAATCCTTCGGTACAAGTTTTGTCGTAAACTGTACTGAGATTTCTCGTGCAGATTTACCTGACGAGGGAGGCGTCGACGGCTGTGAAGGGGCTCCTGCCGGAGTCGGCCGGCGACGAGCTCTCGGCGGTGTGCTCGTGGCCCGACACCGAGCGGCGCCAGAACCCTTGGTCGACCCCTCTGCACTTCGCCGACACCCCGGGAGACTGCAAGTTCAGCTACGCCAGTACGTGAACCTTTCGCCCTCGCAGTCAATTCAATCTAAATAAATCGGTTTGCTAGTTCTCAGCTGAGAATTGATTAGCTTAATTCTCAGTCGATTTCTAAAATATTATATTAGTTTGTGATTCTGTTGCAAGTTGCAAGTTGCAAGTGAGATATCCTATATGGTGTTGCAACTCAAAAATTCCTGTCCGTTTTCGTGATTAGTCATGAGTTACAACACGGGTTGCAACTGAGATCCTAAGATCATCTCAGAATTATAGTCAACTGAGAATTTGTCACTCTCCAAATTGCTGATTCTTAGCTACCTTAGAATTAGCTTAGTTGCCAATAAAAGCGTACATCGTGTCAGATTTGCTTTGCGTGCGCTATGAGTTGTAGCCAAGTTGAGTTGGGTGTGCCATTGAACTCTACAAAATTGTGCTACTACTGAACTGTGGTGATACCGTTTTATGTACAGGGGATTGCCACGGCACGAACGGAGAGAAGGACATGTGCGTAGTCGGAGCCATCAACAACTACACTGCCGCGTTGCAAGACTCCTCGTGCCCATGTAAGCTCACCCATTCACCATTCACTAGTTGTCTTTCTCCGTACCTGAAAGAGAACCCCGTGCATCTTTGATATCAATCAGATAACCGGACGGAGAGCCTGATGTTCCTGGCGCACTTCGTGGGCGACATCCACCAGCCCATGCACTGCGGCCGCATCGCCGACCTCGGCGGCAATACCGTCGTTGTGAGCTGGTATACGAACAAGACCAACCTCCACAAGGTTCCTAGCActtacaattttttttttttgaaacggtccTAGCACTTACAATTCATCGTAGCAGAATCAATGGCTTGGATCCATTCATCTTAGTTCATGCCCCCCTTGCTAACATGGATGGATCATGGATGGGTTTCAGGTGTGGGATGAGAAGGTCATCGGAACGGCCATGAACAGGTTCTACAAGGATGACCTGAGCACCATGATCGGCGCCATCAAGCGCAACCTTACTGTAAGTACTTCTGCATGCACCCAACTGCATGCATATCAGTTTAGGCGTCAGGTCTAGCCTTAGATCTTTTTACTGAGTTGTTTTTTCTCGTGCAGGTGGTTGAAAAGAACAAGTGGGAGGCGTGCCCAAGTCGAGCAACCAGTTGTGCTGACAAGTAAGTTTATCACGATACAATGCAAACTGCAGTTGAAACTGAATCTTGAAAGACTAACGGCTGGGAGTGAATGCAGGTTCGCCGAGGAGAGCGCGGAGCTGTCGTGCCCGGCGTACGTGGGTACTGAGCAAGGCTCCAACTTGGAAGGTAAGCAGCTTGGTGCCGAGAGAGATGACCAATTTATGGTTCTACCCTTCGGGAAAAGTGTGACGAGATCCGTTTCAAAATGGAACTGCAGATGAGTATTTCTTCAAGGCGCTGCCGGTTGTTCAGAAGAGGATTGCGCAGGGAGGTGTGAGGCTGGCGGCCATCCTCAACCGGATCTTCAGCGGGAACAATAGCAGCGCGCTGCAGAGCATTTGAAGTGTATTTTGTTTCTTCGCATTTGAAGTTAGTCGAAAGGAATTGGGCAAGAAAGAAATGGATGAACCTGCGTTATGAATAACATTATCCTGTATGTTGTCTGACTTCGTCAAATCACGAACGCACGATTCATTGATGTGCTAGATCAGCCTATGTACGGCAGCGAAAGAGCGCAGAAGAAACACATTTCCAGGGGGCTAGGGTTTGCGGAGAGGCGCCGGCGAGGTAGGAGAGGTGGTTGGGGAGGTGATTAGTGGGCGGTGGAGAAAGAAAAAATAATTATACTCATCCGTCGCTCGGTCGAGTAAATATAAAGGAGTGCGGCGCGGTCGAGTCTTAATATAGAGACGCGTTTGGTAGCATGCCCTCCCCTTTCTCGGCTTCACCGCGTTGTTGCATAGCACGATTCTTAAAACAACATTGAGGAGGAATGACCGAATCGGCCATTTCTATGGAGTTGGCCCGTTGTTGTGGAAACGTGCACGCGCTTGTGCAACCGTTGCACGCGTGGAGAAACGCGGGAGACGCGGCAATTAATCGCGTGCGCCGGTCTCCACTCCAGTCACCGCCCTCTCTCCCTCACTCGCTCTCACTGACACCGGGCCGCGCCCCATCAATCGCCCTTCCATGCCACCTCCTCCCCCTCACTCGCCCGATCCGCCGATGGCTCCCGTGACGAAGCTCACCCCGGCGGGTCTCTGACCGCGCGCGGATCATCTGCGAGTACGAGGCCGGTGGCCTCCGTGTTGCGGTGGCGCCGATTCACCCGACAGTAGTGCCGGTGTTAAATCAGTCGTCCCCCATCTCCGAGAGGATGATGGGGATGCGGACCGGACGCCACCAGGATTCGACCATCGGATCCCTCGATGGGGTCAGAAAACCCCCACCTAGGGTTTGCGACGACTAGATCAACGGTCATGGCGGCGGGTGCAGCAGGCTCAAGAAGGGAGATGGTGGTGCCGACGGGGTTCGTCCCATTCCCGTGGCATGCTATGCCACAAGCGGGGCAATCCCCTGCAGTTGCACCTCTTTAGCGGCGGCCGCGACGTTGCCCGTTGTACTTGAAGTGCCGTATCGGCTATGAACTCATTGCCAAGCATGTGCATGTCATTCACATGCTTGTCATTGTCAAGCCGTGGTGATCACCCTTCATATGCCTAGCCATAATTGTCATTGCGTTTGCATAATTAGGAGTACCTACGGGAGTACCCTAATGGGCCGTGCACATCAAGAATCCACCTACATCTAACTTGTCGTCATGCATCCGGACACTTCATGGGCCTTTGTGGATCCGACTCCAggtgtaggtcggttgggattcgGCTCCTGTTTCTGAGATGGACTTCCTCCATCTTccatcaacaacaactgggccgtcCGGTGGACCataagccaccaccaccatctatgggccagtcgagcttgccggatctagaccaCGTTATTGGCAtaaccatgaagtatacccacaacagtaccaACTGATGCAGTCTAGCCTACCAAACAACTGGTCAAAGTTGGCACACGTGGCCCATTTGCAACGCGCAACACGTTCTGGGGCCTCCCCCACTCAACCCCAAATGAGACCCAGGCTACCAAACATGCCCGAAGGAATCGGTTAGGAAAGTAAACCAAAACTTTACTCATCTAAATGATTATAAGGGATGGTTAGAGATGTTATAACAATACTCATACTAACATATACCTGTTTGTAGGGAGTCTTATTGTATTTGTCGTCAATTGAAAGCTATATTCCTTAGGTCTATCTTCCCCCCAGATCTGAGAAAAAATAGACTAGCGCTGGCCTTTTCAGCCCATTTGCCCCCATTCTTTCAGCCAAACCTCCGCCACTAGTAGGGGCAGCAATTGAGAATGTAGAAAACCGATACgttcaaaacgtatctactttcccgaacactttttatgttgtttgccctctaaattgtgtgttttgaatacaactaacacggactaacgctgttttcagcaaaattgctctggtgtctcgtttttgtgcagaaatccaactctcAGGAAAATTCACGGAAAATATCGCAAAATTCATATTTCacccgaagactcacggagccagaagacgagatggaggagggccacgaggggcccacacctgccctaggcgcgggccaggcttggccgcgcctagggtgatctggccgcctcggccacccctCGACCTCTTTTCTCGACTATATTAAGCCTCTGACCCTAAAaaccgagggggggggggggttcgtcgtttttccagaaagagttccgctgctccgccgccaccagaaaccccaattcgagaataagaaactccgttctgacaccccgccgggacggggaattggaggagatcatcgccatcgccatcaccgacgcctctccatcaaccatccatgattcccccatccatgtgtgagtaattccccgctgtaggTTGTAGGGGAtgatagggattggatgagattgttcatgtaatagctataagattgttatgggcatagtgcctagtattcgTTGTTAatatttttgacattgttgcaacttattatgcttaatgcttgtcactttgggcccgagtgccatgatctcagatctgaacatgttattgattcatgatgataattttttttttgatcatacctgcaagttgtatacacatatcgttatccggaacccgaggccccaaagtgacaataattgggataaccggagggggtggctatgatgtgaggatcacatgtgttcacggagtgttaatgttttgctccggtactctattaaaaggagtaccttaattaccagtagtttgccTTAGggccccgctgcaacgggctagtaggacaaaagatgttgtgcaagtttttcattgcgagcacacacgactaaataggaacacgcGCCTATGGTTATTTTATACTAGGATGATtttatcattattacttgcaatgccCATGTCTTGCTTATTACATGaactatcttatccatgcagcactcgttcatccatccttgtgcctacagtattttaatcctgatgtctactacaatcatcgctactgctgtttttatttcattaCTGATGTTACTTCACTGCtgccactgctataaaactgttactactgataaactattgcgagcaagtttatttccaggtgcaggtgaattgacaactcatatgttaaagcttataaatattttttgactccccttgtgtcgaatcaataaatttgggttttacttccctagaagactgttgtgatcctctatacttgtgggtcatcaagaatattttctagcgccgttgcaggGGATCATAACTTTATTTACAAGCCCACTTGAAGGTGATTTTGTTCGCTGCAATTTATTTGTTATGGGGAAAGCTCGTGAATCGAAATTCcctatattaccatccactacaagaagaggTACAACTTTTAACACCTCTGTTGCTCTTGATTCGCCATCTGTTATGAGTAAGATTCTTACTCCGCCACATGCTACACATACTTCTACTTCTGCTAAATCTAAAAATTATCCTGATGATTTTGATGAGAGTGGTTCGTTAGGTCCTTTCCTAGATACTACAATTGCTAGAGctaaacaaattgaaaatgctaaaaatactattacacctgttagttcacctgaagttAGGGGATCCTAGTTATGATCTTGATGAAACTTATACTGACCTTGATGATGACTTGATTGAAGAATGTAATGCTACTAGAGATGTAAGTGCTTTTAAAAGTCTTCTTGCAAGACGAGTTGttggatataaactgtctcctgatgctaagtttgccacatctcccataaacattagagATAAGGATTAAAAATTTTCTCTGGATTTATCTTACATATCTATTGTTGATAAAGAacttttttgtggtactgaaaatgaaagtgctatgtgatggtgctccggtgatgatgtcagacaatcttgctgagcgctgttgtggaagcggttgggaaaccccaagaggaggtgtgatgagcacagcagaaagttttccctcagtacaaaaccaaggtttaatcaaccagtaggagaaaggcgtgacttctgaaggtgtttctagctgactagtggcagggcacactaccgacgtcagcaacaacgtggaacctgcacacaacacaaccaaactactttgccccaacttgcagtgaggttgtcaatctcaccagtttgctgaacacaaaggattagacgtatcaagtggaaagagatgtttgcagaaagtaaacataacatgattgcagtagatgaatttatcagtgtaaagaaaacggaccgggatccacatttcactagatgtgtctctccataaagataaataacatgttgggtgaacaaattacagctgggcaattgatagaatatcgaccatacatgataagatgattactatgatatttgattgggcattacaacataatacatagaccgtaatccaactgcgtctatgactaataatccaccttctggttatcgtccgaacccctttcagtattaagttgcacgcaacagattatcgcattaagcaatgtgtgtaaagtaaacaatagaattaccctcggataaaacattgttgttttctccctagtagcaacatcacatctacaatcttagaagttattgtcactctcccagaaaactataggcgtgaacctactatcgagcataaataccccctcttggagtcacaagcatctacttggccagaatatccactagcaacggagatcatgcaagatcacaaataacatatgacatgaatatataatcgaagtcaacatagtatacaatattcatcggatcccagcaaacacaacatgaaggattacataaggatgatcttgatcatgtaaggcagctcacaagatcttatacatgaagcacaaattggagaagataaccatctagctactgctatggacccatagtccacggatgaactactcatgcattacttcggaggcgggcatggtgatataGATGCCtctggcgatgatttccccctccggcagggtgccgggaagagcttcaaaacccctcgagatgggttctgcgatggcggccgtgaTGGAACTTTACATGGATGGAGGGCtcaggtatccagggttttcccgagaagatgtataaataggcggaggatttaggtcggtggggtgcctggggggccacaCCATGCCTTGCGCGGGCCAGGCTTGGCTACGCCAAGGGCAGGTGTAGCCGCCCTGTGGTGCCGCTTCGACCCCCCTTTGGACTCTGTCTtgatttcggtaaaatattgacttcggcttttgtttcgtccaattacgagatatttcctgtacaactttctgaaatacaaaaataacagaaaatagggaactggcactgtggcatcttgttaataggttagtgccagaaatcatctaaaagtgcaacgaagtgtaagcaaaacatatatgaattggtgtaaaacaagcatggggcatcaaaaattatagatacgtttgagacgtatcactatgaaacatatgaatgaactctctACTTTGAGCAATTTATACTCCGATGATATTAAGATACGCACTTACTTTGtcactaaaattttccctttctctttGAAAGGTGTAGCTAAAATTTGGTATGATAATTTGTCTCCTGGACCTATTGATAGTCCTATTGGTTTGGTTAATGCTTTCTTTCAGAAATATTTCCcttctagtgctcaacatgctactTTGCAGAAGATCTTTGACTTTGTGCAGGTAgaaggagagaaattgcctgaatatTGGGCAAGATTTTCTTCTTTAATTATAGCAttctaggataacgttgcatagaaaacaaaaaatttcctaccgcgaacacgaaatccaagccaagatgcaatctagaagacggtagcaacgaggggattatcgagtctcacccttgaagagattccaaagcctacaagatgaggctcttgttgctgcggtagacgttcacttgccgcttgcaaaagcgcgtagaagatcttgatcacaacgccacgaacgggcagcaactccgtactcggtcacacgttcggttgttgatgacgacgacgtccacctcccgttccagcgggcagcggaagtagtagctcctcttgaatccggcagcacgacggcgtgctgtcggtggtggtggataaatccggcggagcttcgctaagcgtgcgggatgtggtggaggagagagggccgctagggtttgggagaggggggcgccggccactaaggggtgcggccaccttgtggtcttggggtggccggccccctccccttggcccctcattatataggtggaaccccaagtgttggtctccaagtcttcgaataagacccgaaccaaaaaccttccatatggtggggaaacctacccaagctaggactcccactagaggtgggagttccacctcccatatgggggggtggccggccccctaagggggagtccacttgggactccacccccactagggttggccggccatggaggtggagtcccatgtggactccaccttccttggtggtttcttccggacttttctagaaccttctagaaccttccatagaacctttcgcgtcattttaattcacataaaatgacatcctatatatgaatcttattctccggaccattccgga
This region of Lolium perenne isolate Kyuss_39 chromosome 2, Kyuss_2.0, whole genome shotgun sequence genomic DNA includes:
- the LOC127330805 gene encoding endonuclease 4 is translated as MALLLLLHVVLVAAAARAPAAQAWGVEGHYMVCKIAEIYLTREASTAVKGLLPESAGDELSAVCSWPDTERRQNPWSTPLHFADTPGDCKFSYARDCHGTNGEKDMCVVGAINNYTAALQDSSCPYNRTESLMFLAHFVGDIHQPMHCGRIADLGGNTVVVSWYTNKTNLHKVWDEKVIGTAMNRFYKDDLSTMIGAIKRNLTVVEKNKWEACPSRATSCADKFAEESAELSCPAYVGTEQGSNLEDEYFFKALPVVQKRIAQGGVRLAAILNRIFSGNNSSALQSI